From the genome of Desulfonatronum sp. SC1:
GCCAGACCTTGGACGCCTTGATCAGCGGCGGCTCGGGCTGGCCAATGTTAAAAAGCAGACCGGAGGAACACATGGGGGAAAAGGTGCCAGTGGTGACCACGTCCACTTCCCGGGCCGCCTTGACCTTGCCCATGGATTTCACGGCGTCGATCATTTCCCTGGCCGTAAGCACCACGGCCTTGCCCTTGCTGATCCGGTCGTTGATCTCCCGGATGGTTTTCTTGACCTTCTTCGGTTCGCTCATGTGGTTATGTGGTAACGATTCAGTGGTGATGAGATGGAAAGGGAATAATGGGAAGACAGGGGGTCAGGCAGACACGGTTGGCGCTGTTAGGGTGCGCTGGAGCCGATCCATGGTTTCGTAGTCCGTGAAATCGAAACGCAGGGGGGTCAGGGTGATGTAGCCCTGGGTGAGCAGGCCGCGGTCCGTGTCCTGGCCGACTTCGCCGGCCGGGATCTCCCCGTGCAGCCAGTAATAGCCCACGCCTCGCGGGTCAACCCGATGGTCGTGCCTGTCGTGATACACGGCCTGGGTTTGGGGACAGCAGCGCAGCCCCAGGGTCTCGCGCAGGTCGCGGTCCGGAAAGTTCAGGTTCAGCAGGCAGCGGGAAGGCAGCGCGGCCCAGTCCATGTCCTGAACCAGACGCACCGTGTAGTCCGCCTGATCGTCCAGGTTCGCGGGGTGGAAGTTGTCCATGGACACGGCCAGGGACGGCAGACCGGCCAGGGCTCCTTCCGTGGCCGCGGAGACCGTGCCGGAATAGAGGATGTCCACGCCCACGTTGGCCCCGTTGTTGATGCCGGAAATCAGGACGTCCGGCGGTTCGTCCAGAAGCGAACTCAGGGCCAGCTTGGCGCAGTCCACGGGGGTTCCGGTTACCCCGACGCCCTGAAAGTCCGGCTCCCGGAGGTGCTTGATCTTCAACGGCAGGCTCAGGGTGATGGCGTGCCCCACCGCGGATTGCTCGGTCAGCGGAGCGACCACATGCACGGTATGTCCGGCCCGGAGCAGGGCCCGGTACATGGCCCGCAGCCCCAGGGCGTAAATCCCGTCGTCGTTGGTTAGAAGGATGTCCATTGGGACTGCACGTCGGGGTATTTTTTCTTGGCCTGGGTCAATCCCAGCTGAAACGCCTTCAGATTCGACTCCAGAAACCTGGGGTTCAAACTGGTTTCCAACCCTTTCTTCATGGCCCGGGGAAGCACGAAGGGCACCAGGTGGGCCAGGGCCCCCAGCAGGACCATATTCGCGGCCTGAACCATGCCCAGTTTGTCCTTGGCCAGGGTGGTGAAGGGCAGGCCCCAGTAGATGTTGGTCGGGGTCTGCTTGACCAGGGAGTCGTCAACCAGCAGATAACCGCCCGGTTTGAGGTGGCGGTAATACTGATTGCAGGCTTCCTGGCTGAGCGCCACCAGCAGGTCGAGCTGTTCCGGCTTGGGGTAGCTGATGGGCTGGGAGCTGATCACCAGGTCCGAGCGGCTGGCGCCACCCCGGGCCTCGGGGCCATAGCTCTGGGTCTGGGCCACGAAGTAACCTTCTTCCAGGGCCAATCCGGCACCCAACACCTTGCCTAGAGTCAGAATGCCCTGTCCACCCAGGCCGGAAAGCCGCAACTCAAAGCGTTGGATTTCTTGGGGGTTCTTCATGATGGTGCTCCGTCCGCCAGGCGGGCTTTGATCGCGGCGTGGCGTTCCTCCAGGGAAGGCCGGTTTTCTTCGACGAAAATCCCGATGGGGGTGCGCTTGGCCCGCTCCGCCTCGGAAAGCTTGTCCAGGGCTTCGATGGGCGTGGCGTTCTTCTTGTACCACTGGTACATTTCCACGTTGGTCTTGAACTTGTTCTTGCGCCCGAACTGGGTGTGGCAGGGGGTGAGCACCTCCACCAGGTTGAATCCGGGCCGCTCCAGGGCCGTGGCCAGTATCCGGTCCAGCAGCTTGACGTGCAGCACGGTGCTGCGGGCCACGTAGGGCGCACCGGCGGCCTTGGCCAGATTGACGATGTCGAAGGCCTGTTCCTGCTGCCCGTACGGGCTGGTGGTGGAATAGCAGTTCTCCGCCGTGGTGGAGGAACTCTGGCCCCCGGTCATCCCGTAGATGTTGTTGTTCAGGATCAGGGCGGTCACGCCGATGTTCCGCCGGGCCGCGTGCAGGAAGTGGTTGCCGCCGATGGACAGTGCGTCGCCGTCGCCCATGACCGCGATGACCTTCAGCTTCGGGTTGGCCATCTTGATTCCGGTGGCGAAGGTCAGGGCCCGGCCGTGGGTGGTGTGCACGGTGTTGAAGTCCACATAAACCGCGATCCGCCCGGAACAGCCGATCCCGGCCACCAGCACCACTTCGTCCTTGGTCAGGCCGAGCTGATGCACGCAGCGCACCAGGGAGCCGAGCACGATCCCGTGACCGCATCCAGGGCACAAAACATGCGGGAAGCGCTTGTTGTGCCGCAGATAGTGATGAATCAGTTGGGTAACTTCTGCCATGATTGTGTTTCCTGTCTGCTACGCTTTTACGAGCAGTTTG
Proteins encoded in this window:
- the surE gene encoding 5'/3'-nucleotidase SurE — encoded protein: MDILLTNDDGIYALGLRAMYRALLRAGHTVHVVAPLTEQSAVGHAITLSLPLKIKHLREPDFQGVGVTGTPVDCAKLALSSLLDEPPDVLISGINNGANVGVDILYSGTVSAATEGALAGLPSLAVSMDNFHPANLDDQADYTVRLVQDMDWAALPSRCLLNLNFPDRDLRETLGLRCCPQTQAVYHDRHDHRVDPRGVGYYWLHGEIPAGEVGQDTDRGLLTQGYITLTPLRFDFTDYETMDRLQRTLTAPTVSA
- a CDS encoding 2-oxoacid:acceptor oxidoreductase family protein; the encoded protein is MKNPQEIQRFELRLSGLGGQGILTLGKVLGAGLALEEGYFVAQTQSYGPEARGGASRSDLVISSQPISYPKPEQLDLLVALSQEACNQYYRHLKPGGYLLVDDSLVKQTPTNIYWGLPFTTLAKDKLGMVQAANMVLLGALAHLVPFVLPRAMKKGLETSLNPRFLESNLKAFQLGLTQAKKKYPDVQSQWTSF
- a CDS encoding 2-oxoacid:ferredoxin oxidoreductase subunit beta; protein product: MAEVTQLIHHYLRHNKRFPHVLCPGCGHGIVLGSLVRCVHQLGLTKDEVVLVAGIGCSGRIAVYVDFNTVHTTHGRALTFATGIKMANPKLKVIAVMGDGDALSIGGNHFLHAARRNIGVTALILNNNIYGMTGGQSSSTTAENCYSTTSPYGQQEQAFDIVNLAKAAGAPYVARSTVLHVKLLDRILATALERPGFNLVEVLTPCHTQFGRKNKFKTNVEMYQWYKKNATPIEALDKLSEAERAKRTPIGIFVEENRPSLEERHAAIKARLADGAPS